The DNA sequence GCAAACTGGTACCGGGCAAACAAACGGGACCTGCCCTGGAGGGAGACGAAGGACCCCTACCTGATATGGCTGTCGGAAATAATACTGCAGCAGACAAGAGTAGAGCAGGGCCTCCCTTATTATTATCGTTTTGCCGAAAGGTTTCCTACTGTCGCTGACCTTGCAGATGCGGACGAAGACCAGGTGATGAAACTATGGCAGGGCCTGGGATATTATTCGCGCGCCCGTAATATGCATGCTACCGCTAAAACGGTATATCAACAGCGGGGCCGGGCCTTCCCCTCTTCTTACTCCGAGCTGATCCGCCTGAAAGGAATCGGGGAGTATACCGCTTCTGCCATTTCTTCATTTGCGGCGAATGAGGCCAGGGCAGTAGTTGACGGAAACGTATACCGCCTCCTTTCCCGGTATTCCGGCGCCGGCATCCCCATTGACACAACTGCAGGGAAAAAATATTTTTCCGCCCTCGCCGCGGATCTCCTGGACAAAGATGATCCGGGCGTACATAACCAGGCCGTTATGGAGTTCGGCGCCAGGCAATGCCGCCCTGCCAGGCCCTTCTGTTCTGCATGCCCCCTCGCTTCCGGTTGTGCGGCCCTGAAGGAAGGGAAGGTTGGCCTGCTGCCGGTAAAGTCAAAACGGCCGCGCACCCGGGAAAGATATTTCAATTACCTGATGATCCGGGACAAGGGACAGATCTGGCTGAACAAGCGGGGCAGCGGAGATATCTGGCAAAGCTTGTATGACTTTCCACTTGTTGAAACACCGGCCCCGGTGGACGAGGCCGGCTTATTTCAGCTGGAGGATTTCCGGAAAATTTTGAAAGACAGGGAATATTTAGTAATATCAGTTTCTCAAACGCTTAAGCATGTGCTGTCGCACCAGGTGATACATGCCCGCTTCTGGGAGCTGGAATTAAAAGGGTACCTAAAGCCGGAAAGTAAGTATATTACCGTGGAAGAGAAGGAAATGGAAGCCTATGCGTTCCCTAAATTAATTACAAACTATCTGGAAAATAATCTATAAATTGTATTTCATCTAATCTTTTTTTTATGTCAGGCATCAATAAAGTAATTTTAGTAGGCCACTTGGGCAAGGATCCCGAGATCAGGCACATGGAAGGCGGCGTTTCAAAAGCATCTTTTCCTCTGGCTACCTCTGAATTTTATACCAAAGACGGACAAAGAGTCGAACAAACCGAATGGCATAATATTGTAGTATGGCGCGGACTTGCGGACATTGCCGAAAAATATCTTCACAAAGGCAAGCTGGTTTACGTGGAGGGAAAACTCCGCACACGCTCCTGGGACGATAAGGAAGGAAACAAGCGTTACATGACCGAAGTAGTAGCCGATAACTTTACCATGCTGGGAAGACGCAGCGACCACGAAAACCAGGGCGGCAACGAAAGCTACGGCGGTGGCAACACAAACCGCGGAGGCTCCGGTAATTCCCGGGACGCCGCCGGGGGCTCCGAAGGCCTCAATGTAAGGGCCGACGACAATCCCGAGGACGATCTTCCATTCTAGTGTGGGGAATACTAAATTAATTTACTCCAAACCATCGGCTTCCGCATCAAGATGGTTTTCCCCGCGTGCATCGCCGGATTTACTTTGCCCGGTCTCGCTCAGGCTGATTTTCGGGGCCCCGATTGCTTTCGCAATCGCCCGAAAATCAAAAGTTGCTCGCTGCGGGCAAAGCAAACTCCCGCTGGCCGGCGCACATGGTGAGCGCTCTTGATACCAATATTAATACCAGATACAGGCGGGTGGGGCTAACAGGCTTTTGGCAGGTGCGCAGCGCCTGGGATCCTAAAAATCAGCCTGAGCGAGACCGGGCATGCCGAAACCACACGGGCGCGCCGGTCAAAGCAAATCCGGCAATGCGCGAGGTCATCACGGCGCCGCGATGCGTGCGGCCATCATGCGCCGTGACGCGTTATTTAACGTTGATCTGCAGCTCGTCCAGTTGTTCTTTGGAAATGCGCGAGGGAGAATCAATCATTACGTCGCGGCCGGAATTATTTTTGGGGAAGGCGATCACGTCGCGGATAGAGTCCAGGCCGGAAAAGATCGCGCAAAGGCGGTCGAATCCGAAGGCAATGCCGCCATGAGGGGGAGCGCCGAACTCGAAAGCGTCCATCAGGAAGCCGAATTGGGACTGGGCGTCTTCCGGGCTGAAGCCCAGTACGTTGAACATCTTTTGCTGCAGGGTTTTGTCATGGATCCTGATAGAACCTCCGCCTACTTCATTGCCGTTAATTACCATATCATAGGCATTGGCGCGGACGCGGCCCGGGTCGCTTTCCAGTAAATGGATGTCCCCGGGTACAGGCGAGGTAAAGGGATGGTGCATGGCGTGCCAGCGGGCGGTTTCTTCGTCCCATTCCAGCAGGGGGAAGTCTACCACCCAAAGCGCCTGGAAAGTATCTTTGGGACGCAGCCCCAGGCGGTTGCCCATTTCAAGGCGGAGTTCAGAAAGCGCTTTCCGGGTTTTGGCGGGCTCGCCGGCAAGCACAAGCATCAGATCGCCTTCACGCGCCCCGAAAGCCTGCACCCATTTCTGCAGGTCGTTTTCATCGTAAAACTTATCGACAGACGATTTTACCGTGCCGTCATTATTATAACGGGCGTAGACAAGGCCTGTAGCTCCTATCTGCGGGCGTTTTACCCATTCGGTAAGCTCGTCCAGCTGTTTGCGGGTATAACCGGCAGCGCCTTCCACGCAAATACCAGCTACCAGTCCTGCATCATCGAATACCTTGAACCCTTTTCCGCCGGTAAGGTCTGTTTCGCCCAAAGTGCTTTTCAGCTCTGTGAAAGTCATTCCGAAGCGGGTATCGGGTTTGTCGTTGCCATATTTCCGCATAGCATCGGCATAAGATATATGAGGCAGATGGCCAATGTCGCGGCCTTTTATTTCCCTGAAAAGATGGTTGATCAGCCCTTCGAACGTTTGAAGTATGTCATCCCGCGTAACGAAGGACATTTCACAATCAATCTGGGTGAATTCTGGCTGCCTGTCGGCCCGCAGGTCCTCGTCGCGGAAGCATTTTACAATCTGGAAGTAACGGTCCATGCCCGATACCATGAGCAGCTGCTTGAATGTTTGCGGAGATTGGGGCAAGGCATAGAACTCGCCCGGATTCATCCGGCTCGGCACGACGAAATCCCTGGCTCCTTCCGGGGTAGATTTGATCAGTACCGGCGTTTCCACTTCAATGAAGTCCTGGCGGTCCAGGTAACGGCGGGTTTCCGCTGCCAGTTTATGCCTGATCTCCAGGTTTTTACGGACAATTCCCCTCCTCAGGTCAAGATAACGGTATTTTGCCCTAAGGTCTTCGCCGCCGTCGGTTTCGTCTTCAATTATAAAAGGCGGAACCTTTGAAACGTTCAGTACTTCCAGTTCGCTTGCCTTTATTTCAATATCGCCCGTAGGCATTTTCGGGTTCTTATTGCTTCGTTCAACAACCGTTCCGCGGGCCTTAATTACAAACTCCCGGCCTAACTCCCTTGCGCGGGAGCAAAGTTCCGGGTTGTCTTCCATATTAAATACCAGTTGTGTGAGGCCGTAGCGGTCACGAAGGTCAATGAAAGTCATTCCCCCAAGATCGCGGGAACGCTGCACCCAGCCACAAAGAGTTACATCCGTATTAAGGTTTTCGAGGTTGAGTTCGCCGCAGGTATGGGTACGTAGCATATATAAGGGAATTTGAAAATTGTTGCAAAAGTATCAAAAAAAAAATTCATCAGGTGCAACGTTTTCCAGGCTCGCGTTGTCTTTATAACAGTTAACCGATAAAGAAAACAGCGAGCATTGGAAAAAACCACGCCCGGGTACTACGATGAACTTGTGGAAGGATGCCTGAAGGGAGACCGGAAGGCACAGCACCGCTTTTACCGGAAATACGCCCGCAGCATGTATAATGTATGCCTGCGCATCGTAGATCACAGCGGTGAGGCGGAAGATATTCTCCAGGAATCTTTCATTGATGCCTTTGACCGGCTGAAAGAATTCCGGATGGAGGCAAGCGTGGGATCCTGGCTGAAAAGGATCGTTATCAATAATTCGGTCAACTGGTTAAGAAGAAGGAGGATCAACTGGGTGGATATAGACGGGGAAGAGCTTGAAATTGAAGAACAGGAACAGGACTGGGATGAGATCGACATGCAGGTGCAGGCTATAAGGGAAGGGATCCGGAAACTGTCGGACGGTTACAGGGTCGTATTGTCCCTCTACCTGCTGGAAGGATACGATCATGAAGAGATAGGCAGTATACTGCATATTAATGAAGCAAGCTCCCGGTCGCAGTACCTGAGAGCAAAACGAAAATTATTGGAAATTCTTAAATGCAGGCAATATGAACGACAGGCTTAGGCATTTTATTGATAATCACCGCGGGGAATTTGACGTACATGAACCGCCTCAGCGGGTTTGGAAAAATATTGAAAAGGAGTTTTTCCCCCGGCAGCGGTTTTTTTCGCCTTTTTTTTCCGTCCTGAAGGTAGCGGCGGTAATCGCGGTATTGCTGACAGTAAGTTTCCTGGCGGTCCGTCAGCTGATGAGACTGGTGGAGCCTGAGGAACGCATAGTAAATAATATTAACCCCTCCGCCGCGAGGCAGCAGGCACAGTACATTTCGCTGATAGAAACCAAGCGTTCGGAGTTAAGGCAGCTTCAGCAGAGCGAACCGGAACTATATGCTGAGTTCGCTGAAGAAATTGAAAGCCTGGAAACAGGTTATGCCAGCCTGAAATCCCAACTCACGGCAGCTCCCGACCAGGCCCTGGTACTGGAAGCGATGATCCAGAACCTGCGGTACCAGATAGAACTGTTGAACCGGCAGCTGGAAATTATTCAGAAGATAAACGAGGCAAAAAAGGAAAGAGGTTATGAAGAATCTTCCGCGAATATTTAAGGGATCTGTTTTACTGGCTGCCATCTTGCTTGCCGGAGCGCCTCTTGCGCTTGCCCAGTCCAAGAAGTTCAGTAAAACTTACCCGGCTTCTTCCGGCGCCTCGCTTTCCATTAACAACCAGTTCGGAAATGTGATCATACACACCTGGAATAAGAACGAGGTGCAGGCGGATGTCAGTGTGGTGGTGAACCATGGGAACGAGCGAAAAGCGCAGGAACTCCTGGATGCTATTAATATCAGTTCAGCCATGCAGGGGAATGAGATAAGCTTCAAAACTTCCATTGGAAAGGATAAGCTTAATCTCAAGGGAAATGCTTCCATGCAGGTGAACTACGAAGTGTACCTGCCTGTTGATATCAGGCTGGATCTTGCGAACAAGTTTGGCAATACCGTCCTTCCCAACCTGAAAGGCAGTACACAGATAAAACAATCCTTCGGGAACCTGGAAACCGGTAACCTTACCGGTGAGGAAAACGAGCTGTCCGTGGAGTTTAGTGAGGGCTCTATCAAGATAGGTAACGTAAAGAACCTGGATGCGACATTTAGTTTTTCCAGCATTGCCATTGCCGGCTTAACCGGGCAAGCGGAAATTGACGTCCGGCATTGCGGGAAATTCGAACTGGGCGCGGGTTCGGGGTTGAACAGCCTGGAACTGGACGCTGAATACTCGGATGTTGATATTGAACTGGCCGAAGATCTGAGTGCGCAATTTGATGTTTCTACCAATTTTGGCAACTTCAGGTATGGCAGCAGAATACATATTGACGAACCTGAAGAAAAGGAAGAAAGCCGGGGCCCGAAATTCAATTTCAATTATACAGGGACTATCGGCAAAGGCGGGAACTGTCTCCTTTCCATCGATTCGGATTTTAGTACCATAAACTTTCGTTGAGGATTAATCACACACACACACACTTTCAGCGGATTTTTTTGATTTCTTTTCCAGCCAAGCCTTTGCGGGTTTGGCTTTTTTCATTAGTTTGGAACCAAATTTTTTAAATATGGAATGGATCGCTAACCCCGAGATATGGGTATCCCTGCTGACGCTGACAGTCCTGGAGATAGTGCTGGGAATTGATAATATTGTTTTTATTTCCATTCTGGCCGGGAAGCTCCCTAAGGACCAGCAAGCTAAGGCAAGGAACTGGGGCCTGGGGCTTGCCATGTTTACCCGCATCCTGCTGCTGTTTTCCATCACCTGGGTAATGAGCCTTACGGCGCCATTGTTCGGCGTGCTGGGACAGGAAATTTCAGGCCGGGACCTCATCCTTCTGGCTGGCGGCCTGTTCCTGATCTATAAAAGTACCGTGGAGATTCATGAGAAGCTGGAGGGAGAAGAAGGGGAGAAAGATAAGAAGGTCGCCCATTCCTTTGCAGGAGTTATCTCGCAGATCCTTCTGCTTGACATCGTCTTTTCCCTCGATTCTGTGATTACCGCCGTAGGTATGGCGGATGAATTATGGGTGATGATCACAGCAGTGGTGATAGCCGTGGGCATCATGATGTTTTCTGCCGGGCCCATCAGCCGGTTCGTGGAAAAGCATCCGACGGTGAAAATGCTGGCCCTCAGTTTCCTGGTTCTTATCGGTGTTTCACTTATCGCCGAAGGATTAGAGCAACATATTCCGAAAGGCTATATTTACTTTGCAATGGCCTTCTCCATTATGGTGGAAGTGCTGAACCTGCGGATGAAGAAAACCACGGTTAAACCCGTACAGCTGCGCGATAAATACGACAAGAGCGACCTGAACAGCTAAGTCATGGCAGAAAACAAACTCATCGAACTGCGAAAGTTCGATAACGCGGGAACTGCTCATATCATAAAAGCGCATCTCGAAAGCGCGGGTATTCATTGCATGCTGGCAGGAGAGGACTCACTTGGTTTTCAGCCAATTCTTACCTCGCCAACAGGTGGCATCCGCCTGCTTGTCCTGGAACCGGACCTGAAAAGAGCCCTGGCGGTCCTGGCCGGGGAAGACCCGGATGAAGGCGAGGATCGTGATTCCTGGGATACTGATCGTTACGAGGATCCCGATGACGCAACAGGAACTTAGTCAGCCTCCCCTTTCTTAAATTCCAGTACGGGAACGGCATTGCTAAGCAAGGTAAGCGCGCTTCCGTTTTGAGATACAACGAAATGCGTTACCTCGCTCAGCCGGCCAAGGTATTGACCTTCCAGTTCCTGGGATTGCTCGCAAAACATTTTAGTGGAACCCAGTCCTGAAAAGGAAAGCGAATCAGCGCTTAATGAATAGGTGCCAAAGAATTGGTTGCATCCAGCAAAACCGTTTGCTTTTGAACCGCTTTCCTCAAAGAGCAGCGTAGGTTCCTTCAGCGCTGAATCAATCGTTTCCTGGTTAATGGAAACCAGTTCCCAGGGAGTATTCAGCAGTTCTTTATGGCTGTAATCTTCATTGCGGCTACAGGTTTGCTGCAGTATCAGCAGCAAGCCCAGCATGCTTAATTGTAAAAAGTGCATTTGCGTAGTTTTCGAAACACACCGCAAATTCAATGCCCTTTTAGGCCTGCACTGTAACTTGCTTTTGTACCTTGTATTTCCCGGGCTCGGGCCGGAAACATTGGGTGATCCGGTTCCATGAATTGATATGAGCTATCGCCAGGGTAAGATGGCCGATTTCCTGTTTGCTGAAGTGCTGCCGCAGGCGCTGGTAAAGCTCATCGTCCACATGGGAACCTGAAAGTTCGGTAAGCCTTTCGGCGAGTTCCAGGCCAAGCGCTTCTTTCTCCGAGAAATACCCTGTTTCCTTCCATGCCGCCAGGGAATAAAGACGAAGTGGTTCTTCCCCGTGGTGAATAGCCTCTTTGAAATGCATGTCAAGGCAATAAGCGCAATGATTGATAAGTGAGATCCGGTAACGGATAAGTTCCAAAAAACGAAGTTCCAATCCACAGTTGTTAATGTACTGTTCAACTTCTGACATGGTCCGGTAAAATCCTTCCGGTAATTCCTGAAATGAGATTCGTTGCATATGTTAATCGTTTCCTGTAAGACAGGTAAGGCCGGAAATATGTGACAGGTTCTTTAATTTATCCGGGTTCCTGACGAAATAAATTGCCTGGACAACTCCCTCATTCGCATGGAAAATCTGGCAGGAAACCAATTTTGACCCTTCGAAATGCAATAAGGCAGGCTGATGGTTAATCACGGCAGGAATGACCTGGTTGTTTTTCTGATATTTCTCATAAACGCCCAGCAGGTATTTGACGGCCTTGGGCTTTCCGGTTACGGGAATGCGGTTCGCAAGTACCTTTCCGCCGCCGTCAGAAGTGATCACGATATCTTCGGAAAGCAGCGCTTCCAGTTTGTCTACTTCGCGGTTTTGAATGACGGAAAGAAACTGGTCAGGACGAAAGGCAGTGCGGGCTCTTTCTTTTTTTGCGGCCGGGCTTTTCAAACTGCTTTTGGCCCTCCGCAGCAACTGGCGCGAGCTATCGGTACTGATTTCCAATGCTTCGGCTATTTCATTATGCGTATAGTCAAAAGCTTCCCTGAGAATGAAAACAGCCCGCTCGCTTGCCGTTAACTTTTCAAGCAAAACCATTACCGAGTAGTTAAGAATATCCTTTTGCAGGAGGTGGTGGTCCGCGGACGCAGTCATTACCGGTTCCGGAAGCCAGGAGCCGCGGTAGTTTTTCCGGGCCAGTTCCTGGCGCGTTTTGGCATTAATGGCCCGGTTAATAACTGCCCGTACCAGGTAGGCTTTTTTATTGTCTATATGATCGATGGGCCTATCCAAAAGGCGGATAAGGACATCCTGGACGATGTCCCTGGCTTCTTCCCGGGAGCCAAGAATATTGTAGGCGCAGGTTTCAAGTAAAGGCTTCCACTTTTCAATCATACAGCTAAATTAACAAGCAGCCGCCTAAAAATGTGACTGGAATAAGCATAAAAATAATAACTTTGCGTCTTCGTGACGGGACTGGGTTAGCGTATTGAAAAACCATCGAAAATACCTTCATAAGCTGTATGCACTCCTGCTTCTTGCAGCGATCAGCTTCAGCGTACTGCCTGTAAAACTTATACACGGGCATGAAGGGGAACATGTGCTGCTTTCCCGCGATTTTGCTAAATCGGCGCATTTCGCTCCCGGTCACCAGGCCTTCTGCCCGGTTTGTTCCTGTATATTTACGCAGCATTACCTGCCTGCGGAAACATGGGAAAGCGTTGTATATTCTTTTCCCTGGTTCCATACAGCTCCTTTTCAACAAGTTTATTTACCGGAAACCCTGCTTTCCGTTTCTCTTCGGGGCCCTCCAGCCTGTTAAATTTCTTTTTTTAAATCCGGCAGCCTGGCTGCCTTTCCGGTTATTCTAAGAATTTAACAGCATGAAGTATATTATATGGATACTATTAAGTATCACTTGTTTTCCCTTTTCTTCCTATTCGCAGGCCGTACTCTCCGGCAAGGTATTGGAGGCTGGTTCCGGCAGACCGCTTCCCGGCGCCAGCATATCAATTCCCGATCTTGCCCGGCAAACGCTGTCGGACGAGCAAGGCCTTTTCACCCTTAGGAATCTGCCCGAAGGGAAGTTCACTGTGCAGGTGAGTTTCCTTGGGTATAAAACCTATGCTGAACGGGTGATCCTCAAAGATTTTACAGAAAAAACCTTTTCCCTGCATGTTTCGCTACTTGAAATGAGGGAGGTGGTGGTTACCGCGTCCGCATCTGCCAGCGAAGATAGGACAAACAGCGTATCAGTAGAAAGCGTTTCCCGCGAGGAACTGATGAGCCGGCCGTCTGCCAACCTGGTAGATGCCCTTTCAAACCTTCCCGGCGTTTCACAAATTTCCAGCGGCCCGGCTGTATCGAAACCAGTGATCAGGGGGCTCAGCTATAATCGCGTATTGACGGTAAATAACGGTATTAAACAGGAGGGACAGCAATGGGGCGACGAACATGGGCTTGAATTCGACTTGTTTTCCGCCGACCGGGTTGAGGTACTCCGCGGTCCGGCCAGCCTGTTATACGGCTCGGATGCCATGGGCGGCGTGATCAATATCCTTGACCCTATCCCGCTGCCTGATGGCGAGCTAAAGGGAGCTATTACTTCCAGGTATGCAAGTAATAACGGTTTAACGGGGACCTCCCTGATGCTGGAAGGCAACCAAAAGGGCCTTGTATGGAGGGGAAGAGGGTCCTACCGGAATGCGTTTTCCTATAAAACGCCGGAAGGCTTCGCCCCGAATACCTCTTTTAACGAAACGAGTTTTTCGGGTATGCTTGGCCTTAACAAAAAATGGGGATACAGTCATTTGAACGTATCGGCTTACAAGGGGAACCTGGGTTTCCTTGAACACGAACATGCCGGAGAACACGAACATGCCGGAGAACACGAACATGCTGTGGAACACGATCACGCCGGGGAGGAACACGATCACGCGGAGGAACAGGACGGGTATAACCGGAAAGTAGGGCTTCCCCTGCAGGAAGTAGGGCATATAAAAGCTTCCCTCAGCAATAATTTTATCCTTGGGCCTAACCAGCTGCGCGCCAACCTGGGATTCCAGCAAAACAAGCGGCGGGAGTTCGAACATTCCGCGGACGAGGCGGATATTGCTATGGACCTCGAGACCTGGACAGCCGACCTGAAGTATTTCATGGGCGGAAAAAACGGCTTTGAGCCGGTCGTCGGGCTGTCCGGATCGCGGCAGGAAAACAGCCCGGGCGGGGAGGAACTTCTTATTCCCGCCTATCGGTCAACGGAAGCAGGAGCTTTCGTGTATCTTCGAAAAGAACTTGGATCCTTAGCATTAAATGCCGGCGCAAGATTCGACTACCGGAACGTAAATGTAAAAACAACGGAGAATGCGGCAGGAGAGCAACAGTTCCAGGGCTTTCAGCGGGATTTTTCAAATTTCAGCGGAAGCATCGGCCTGGCCTGGGATCTTGGAAGCGGCTTTTTGCTGAAAGCTAATGCAGGGTCGGCCTTTCGCGCTCCCAATATTTCCGAACTTGCTGCTAACGGAGAACATCACGGAGTGGAACGCTTCGAAACCGGGAACGCTTCCCTTCGCTCTGAGCAAAGTCTTCAGCTGGACGCCAGTATTGGCTATGTTTCCGGGATATTCGGCATGGAACTGAACGGGTACAACAATACCATTTACCATTATATTTACCTTCGGGGCCTGGCCGGCGACAGTATTCAGCATGAGGGCGAAGTCCTGCCGGTTTACCGGTATACACAGGCTAATGCCCGGCTTAGCGGCCTCGAGGCGGTGGTAGATCTGCATCCTTTCCGCTGGCTGCATGTCGGCAGCAGCTTTAGCCTGGTAAGAGGGCAGAACAAGGAAACGGGAAGCGACCTCCCTTTTATCCCCGCTGCGTCCTGGAACAATGAGATAAAAATTGAGCCCGATCTGGGGGCGGCGATGCTGAGCAGCACTTATTTTACGCTGGGGCTTTCCAGTACTTTTGATCAGAAACACGTGGATGCGGCGTTTGAAGTGCCCGCCGCTGGTTATCATCTGGTGAATGCCAGTTTTGGCACGACGCTGTTAACCGGAAGGTTCCCTATAAACGTTTTTATTTCGGCGAATAACCTGTTTAACGTCAAGTATATCAGCCATATGAGCCGTTACAGGGACCTTGGTATCCTGAACGCCGGGCGGAATGTGCAGTTTGGTATACATATTCCCTTCGACCTGAATTAAGGCAGAGCTTGAAAACGGACGGCGCCCCGGAAACGGACAGTACTAGCTTTCGTTCGAAAAGACGGCGGGGAGCGCGGCGGCGGTGATCTTTTCCTGTTCGCCGCTTTTCATATTTTTCAGCGTAAGTTCGCCGGTTTCCATTTCTTCGGGGCCTATAATCAGCACATAAGGAATATTCCGGGCATCGGCATACTTGAATTGCTTTTGCAGTTTAACGGGCGAAGGATAGAGTTCCACGGCAACATCCTTGTTCCGTAACTGCTGCAGCAACTCCAGTGCATATAATTCGCCTTCCTTGTCAAAATTGGTGATCAGGAGGCGTGTGCCAAGTGCTGCAGCGGGAGGAAACAATTTCAATTCTTCCATGACGTCAAAGATCCGGTCGGCGCCGAAAGATATTCCTACGCCGGTAAGGCCGCTCAGGCCGAACATTCCCGTAAGATCATCGTAACGACCGCCGCCGCCGAGGCTGCCCATTTTCACTTCTTCGGAACGCACTTCCAGGATAGCGCCCGTATAATAGTTGAGCCCTCTTGCCAGGGTAATGTCCAGGCTTACCAGCGCCTGGCGCATATTGAAGCGGGAAAGATACGTGAATACGGTTTCCAGCTCCTCGATCCCTTTCAGGCCGGTTTCTGAAGCGGCAAAGCTGCTTTTCAGGTAATCCAGTTTTTCCGGGTTGGTGCCGCCAAGCCCCAGAAATGGGCTGATCTTTTCAATATCCTCCGTAGTGAATCCTTTTGACAGGAGTTCTTTCTCGACGCCGTCAGCCCCGATCTTGTCCAGTTTGTCAATGGCGATGGTCAGGTCCATCATTTTTTCCGGCTTCCCGGTTAGCTCCGCAATGCCGCTGAGGATCTTCCGGTTATTGATCCGAATGGTAAATTCCTTCAGGCCAAGCGTTGACAATACCTGGTCGTAGATAAGGATGAATTCCGCTTCATTCAGGAGGCTTTCGGAACCAACCACGTCGGCATCGCACTGGTAAAACTCCCGGTAGCGCCCCTTCTGCGGCCGGTCTGCCCGCCATACCGGTTGTACCTGGTACCGTTTAAAAGGAAAGGTGATTTCATGCTGATGCATGACCACGTAGCGGGCAAAAGGTACGGTCAGGTCATAGCGAAGTGCCTTTTCCGCTATTTCTGGTGTTAATTTCCTGGAATCTCTTGCTTCAAGGGTGTCCTTACCGGCTTTTGAGAGATAATCACCTGAATTCAGAATCTTGAATATCAACTGATCGCCTTCATCCCCATATTTACCAGTTAATGTATCCAGGTTTTCCATGGCGGGCGTTTCAATAGGCTGAAACCCGAACTTATAAAAAACCGAGCGGATGGTATCGAAAATAAAATTGCGTTTCGCGACCACTTCCGGTGAAAAATCGCGGGTACCTTTGGGAATCGAAGGTTTCAACTTTGCCATGCGGCAAAAATAGGGTTATGATCTTAGCTTTTCAATCAGTTTTTCGCAAGCCTCCCTTATTCCCAGGAAAACGGGTTCGAAAAGCCGGTCTTCAAACCAGGGATCCGTCACGTTTTTTTCCGGCGAATTGGGATCGGCGGCTTCCAGGAATAATTTCACTTTGTTCCGCTCCTCATCATTTTCCGAGAGGGAGATCACATCGCTGTAATTGGTACTGTCCATCACAAAGATATGGTCAAAGCGTCCGAAGTCCCTTTCGCTGAACTTCCGGGCTTTCAAACCGGAAATATCTATCCCATGATTCGCCGCCGTACGGATGGCTCTTTTATCGGGCGCCTCGCCAAGATGCCACCCGCCCGTGCCCGCCGAGTCAATCTCCCAATCCAGCTCCTTTTTTTCGACAAGATGGCGCATTACTCCTTCGGCCATTGGCGAACGGCAGATATTACCCAGGCAAACCATTAATATTTTCATATTTTCCCTACCATGTCTTCCGGCCGTACCCATTGGTCAAATTCCTCGGGGCTTACGTAACCGAGTTCTACGGCGGTTTCTTTCAAGGTTTTATGCTCTTTATGTGCCTTTTGCGCAATCTCGGCCGCTTTATAGTAGCCAATTTTTGTGTTGAGGGCTGTTACCAGCATGAGCGAGTTTTCCAGGTGCTTACGAATGTTTTCGTAAATGGGCTCGATGCCGCGGGCGCATTTTTCTTCGAAGGAAACGCATGCATCCCCGATAAGGCGCGCGGAATGAAGGAAATTATAGATCATTACCGGCTTGAACACATTCAGCTCAAAATGACCCGTGGCTCCGCCGATATTAATGGCTACGTCATTCCCCATCACCTGGGCGGCCA is a window from the Anseongella ginsenosidimutans genome containing:
- a CDS encoding TerC family protein; its protein translation is MEWIANPEIWVSLLTLTVLEIVLGIDNIVFISILAGKLPKDQQAKARNWGLGLAMFTRILLLFSITWVMSLTAPLFGVLGQEISGRDLILLAGGLFLIYKSTVEIHEKLEGEEGEKDKKVAHSFAGVISQILLLDIVFSLDSVITAVGMADELWVMITAVVIAVGIMMFSAGPISRFVEKHPTVKMLALSFLVLIGVSLIAEGLEQHIPKGYIYFAMAFSIMVEVLNLRMKKTTVKPVQLRDKYDKSDLNS
- a CDS encoding DUF4097 family beta strand repeat-containing protein; the protein is MKNLPRIFKGSVLLAAILLAGAPLALAQSKKFSKTYPASSGASLSINNQFGNVIIHTWNKNEVQADVSVVVNHGNERKAQELLDAINISSAMQGNEISFKTSIGKDKLNLKGNASMQVNYEVYLPVDIRLDLANKFGNTVLPNLKGSTQIKQSFGNLETGNLTGEENELSVEFSEGSIKIGNVKNLDATFSFSSIAIAGLTGQAEIDVRHCGKFELGAGSGLNSLELDAEYSDVDIELAEDLSAQFDVSTNFGNFRYGSRIHIDEPEEKEESRGPKFNFNYTGTIGKGGNCLLSIDSDFSTINFR
- a CDS encoding RNA polymerase sigma factor; translation: MEKTTPGYYDELVEGCLKGDRKAQHRFYRKYARSMYNVCLRIVDHSGEAEDILQESFIDAFDRLKEFRMEASVGSWLKRIVINNSVNWLRRRRINWVDIDGEELEIEEQEQDWDEIDMQVQAIREGIRKLSDGYRVVLSLYLLEGYDHEEIGSILHINEASSRSQYLRAKRKLLEILKCRQYERQA
- the mutY gene encoding A/G-specific adenine glycosylase; the protein is MDFAKIIANWYRANKRDLPWRETKDPYLIWLSEIILQQTRVEQGLPYYYRFAERFPTVADLADADEDQVMKLWQGLGYYSRARNMHATAKTVYQQRGRAFPSSYSELIRLKGIGEYTASAISSFAANEARAVVDGNVYRLLSRYSGAGIPIDTTAGKKYFSALAADLLDKDDPGVHNQAVMEFGARQCRPARPFCSACPLASGCAALKEGKVGLLPVKSKRPRTRERYFNYLMIRDKGQIWLNKRGSGDIWQSLYDFPLVETPAPVDEAGLFQLEDFRKILKDREYLVISVSQTLKHVLSHQVIHARFWELELKGYLKPESKYITVEEKEMEAYAFPKLITNYLENNL
- a CDS encoding single-stranded DNA-binding protein, which translates into the protein MSGINKVILVGHLGKDPEIRHMEGGVSKASFPLATSEFYTKDGQRVEQTEWHNIVVWRGLADIAEKYLHKGKLVYVEGKLRTRSWDDKEGNKRYMTEVVADNFTMLGRRSDHENQGGNESYGGGNTNRGGSGNSRDAAGGSEGLNVRADDNPEDDLPF
- the aspS gene encoding aspartate--tRNA ligase gives rise to the protein MLRTHTCGELNLENLNTDVTLCGWVQRSRDLGGMTFIDLRDRYGLTQLVFNMEDNPELCSRARELGREFVIKARGTVVERSNKNPKMPTGDIEIKASELEVLNVSKVPPFIIEDETDGGEDLRAKYRYLDLRRGIVRKNLEIRHKLAAETRRYLDRQDFIEVETPVLIKSTPEGARDFVVPSRMNPGEFYALPQSPQTFKQLLMVSGMDRYFQIVKCFRDEDLRADRQPEFTQIDCEMSFVTRDDILQTFEGLINHLFREIKGRDIGHLPHISYADAMRKYGNDKPDTRFGMTFTELKSTLGETDLTGGKGFKVFDDAGLVAGICVEGAAGYTRKQLDELTEWVKRPQIGATGLVYARYNNDGTVKSSVDKFYDENDLQKWVQAFGAREGDLMLVLAGEPAKTRKALSELRLEMGNRLGLRPKDTFQALWVVDFPLLEWDEETARWHAMHHPFTSPVPGDIHLLESDPGRVRANAYDMVINGNEVGGGSIRIHDKTLQQKMFNVLGFSPEDAQSQFGFLMDAFEFGAPPHGGIAFGFDRLCAIFSGLDSIRDVIAFPKNNSGRDVMIDSPSRISKEQLDELQINVK